One window of the Mycobacterium sp. SVM_VP21 genome contains the following:
- a CDS encoding glycosyltransferase family 2 protein → MNETVYAVVVTHRRPQQLAESLKALTGQTRTPDHVIVVDNDDDATVAELVAGQSVPCTYLGSRRNLGGAGGFALGILHALAAGADWVWLADDDGRPADAGVLSALLACAAKHHLAEVSPMVCNIDDPSRLAFPLRRGLVWRREVDELRTGASDDDLLPGIASLFNGALFTADALDAVGVPDLRLFMRGDEVEVHRRLARSGLAFGTCLNAAYLHPCGSAEFKPILGGRMHAQYPDSDAKRFYTYRNRGYLMAQPGMRRLLVQEWLRFGWFFLVSRRDPAGLMQWARLRRQGRREQFAKPEGQQ, encoded by the coding sequence GTGAACGAAACCGTCTACGCCGTCGTCGTCACGCACCGCCGGCCGCAGCAGCTGGCCGAATCCCTCAAGGCGCTGACGGGCCAGACCCGAACACCCGACCACGTGATCGTCGTCGACAACGATGACGACGCGACGGTAGCCGAGCTGGTGGCCGGGCAATCGGTGCCGTGCACCTACCTCGGTTCGCGGCGAAACCTTGGTGGCGCAGGCGGTTTCGCACTGGGCATTCTGCACGCCCTGGCCGCTGGCGCGGACTGGGTGTGGCTGGCCGACGACGACGGCCGGCCAGCCGACGCCGGGGTGCTGTCGGCACTGCTGGCCTGCGCGGCCAAACATCACCTGGCCGAGGTGTCCCCGATGGTGTGCAACATCGACGATCCGTCCCGGCTGGCCTTCCCGCTCCGGCGCGGGCTGGTGTGGCGACGCGAGGTCGACGAATTGCGTACTGGCGCATCGGATGACGACCTGCTGCCGGGGATCGCGTCACTGTTCAACGGGGCGCTGTTCACCGCGGATGCCCTGGATGCGGTCGGCGTGCCGGATCTGCGGTTGTTCATGCGCGGCGACGAGGTGGAGGTACACCGCCGGCTGGCGCGGTCGGGATTGGCGTTCGGGACGTGCCTGAACGCGGCGTACCTGCACCCGTGCGGTTCAGCGGAGTTCAAACCGATCCTGGGCGGCCGAATGCACGCCCAGTATCCGGACAGCGACGCCAAACGCTTCTACACCTACCGCAATCGCGGCTATCTGATGGCGCAGCCCGGGATGCGCCGGTTGCTGGTCCAGGAATGGCTGCGGTTCGGCTGGTTCTTCCTGGTGTCGCGCCGCGATCCGGCCGGCCTGATGCAGTGGGCCCGGCTGCGCCGACAGGGGCGCCGCGAACAGTTCGCCAAACCGGAGGGGCAGCAATGA